One genomic window of Centropristis striata isolate RG_2023a ecotype Rhode Island chromosome 20, C.striata_1.0, whole genome shotgun sequence includes the following:
- the rab23 gene encoding ras-related protein Rab-23, with protein sequence MLEEDMEVAIKVVVVGNGAVGKSSMIQRYCKGIFTKDYKKTIGVDFLERQIVVNDEEVRLMLWDTAGQEEFDAITKAYYRGAQACVLVFSTTDRESFQAIDSWREKVEAEVGDIPTVLVQNKIDLLEETVIKNEEAEGLAKRLKLRFYRASVKEDLNVNEVFKYLAEKYLQRLKQQTAEETEVLHTTSNKIGVFNTTSSNVCNQSSSNGREVITLRPNKQRTKKSKNPFGSCSVL encoded by the exons ATGTTGGAGGAGGACATGGAAGTGGCCATCAAGGTGGTCGTGGTCGGCAACGGAGCTGTTGGCAAGTCCAGTATGATCCAACGCTACTGCAAGGGCATCTTCACTAAGGACTACAAAAAGACCATTGGAGTAGACTTCCTGGAAAGGCAGATAGT tgtaaatgaCGAAGAAGTCCGACTAATGCTGTGGGACACCGCTGGGCAGGAGGAGTTTGATGCTATTACTAAGGCCTACTACCGTG GTGCCCAAGCATGCGTGCTAGTCTTCTCCACCACAGACAGGGAATCATTTCAGGCTATTGACAGCTGGAGGGAGAAGGTGGAGGCTGAGGTTGGAGATATTCCCACAGTTCTAGTACAGAACAAAATTGACCTCCTGGAAGAGACCGTTATAAAAAA CGAGGAGGCAGAAGGTTTAGCTAAAAGGCTCAAGCTGAGATTTTATCGAGCTTCAGTAAAAGAGGACCTCAATGTCAACGAAG tttttaagtaCTTAGCTGAGAAGTATCTTCAGCGACTCAAGCAGCAAAcagcagaggagacagaggtgCTCCATACAACAAGCAATAAAATAG GTGTTTTTAATACCACAAGTAGTAATGTCTGCAACCAGAGCTCCAGCAACGGCAGAGAAGTCATCACTTTGCGACCTAACAAACAAAGGACCAAGAAGAGTAAAAATCCTTTTGGAAGCTGCAGCGTACTCtag